In Bradyrhizobium sp. G127, one genomic interval encodes:
- a CDS encoding lysophospholipid acyltransferase family protein, with protein sequence MATPAIVKRVLRTNTVQWIISIPIAIYFHLVNRTNIVDKPPFPIPEPYILAIWHGRLVMLPMFRNGKKPLIALISGHRDGQIISKVASLFGIQTVVGSTSKGGMRAVRELMRFARDGHSLFVTPDGPRGPRMHSSDGILDLARLTGLPILPATMSAGRGTTFNNWDRFLVPWFFSKVVIRWGEPIYMRADDDKAKVAARLDAALIAVQNEADTLAGRPLIEPG encoded by the coding sequence ATGGCCACCCCTGCTATCGTCAAACGTGTGCTGCGTACGAACACCGTGCAGTGGATCATCAGCATCCCGATCGCGATCTATTTTCATTTGGTCAACCGCACCAACATCGTCGACAAGCCGCCTTTCCCGATTCCCGAGCCCTACATCCTGGCGATCTGGCATGGCCGGCTGGTGATGCTGCCGATGTTCCGCAACGGCAAGAAGCCGCTGATCGCGCTGATCAGCGGTCATCGCGACGGACAGATCATCAGCAAGGTTGCCTCGCTGTTCGGCATCCAGACCGTGGTCGGATCGACCTCGAAAGGCGGCATGCGCGCCGTTCGTGAGCTGATGCGGTTTGCCCGCGACGGCCACAGCCTGTTCGTGACGCCCGACGGGCCGCGCGGCCCCCGCATGCACAGCAGCGACGGCATCCTCGATCTGGCGCGGCTGACCGGCCTGCCGATTCTGCCCGCGACCATGAGCGCGGGACGCGGCACCACCTTCAACAACTGGGACCGCTTTCTCGTCCCGTGGTTTTTCAGCAAGGTCGTGATCCGCTGGGGCGAGCCGATCTACATGCGCGCCGATGACGACAAGGCGAAAGTCGCCGCACGGCTCGACGCGGCGCTGATCGCGGTCCAGAATGAGGCCGATACGCTGGCGGGCCGCCCGCTGATCGAGCCCGGCTAG